A genome region from Tolypothrix sp. PCC 7712 includes the following:
- a CDS encoding hybrid sensor histidine kinase/response regulator: MSIPQSVKKDKILVVDDVYDNLVLLETVLQEDSYEVILAQDSTNALAIVEQSPPDLILLDIMMPELDGYEFTRRIRHNKNLPYIPILLITAHIYSSVVEGLDAGADDFIRKPFDPDELNARVRCLLRLKHTIDERDHMASLREDFASRFTHDLRTPLAAANRVLKLTREGMFCTVTSDFAKIIDTMIGSNEDLLTMVNNLLEVYRHEAGSKTLRLSAFDIQQLVSEVAQELKPLAEEKNLVLKAEIPENLNAEPEALITVIADRIEIRRVLTNIIGNAIKFTATGYIYVRLNVEKNYVIVQIQDTGPGISQKNQTILFERFRPGKHLGSGSGLGLYLSRCIIESHQGSLTVESEPGNGSIFTISLPLGQASKLEVEA; this comes from the coding sequence ATGTCAATACCTCAATCTGTAAAAAAAGATAAAATTTTAGTTGTTGATGACGTTTATGACAATTTAGTACTACTAGAAACAGTTTTACAAGAAGATAGCTATGAAGTTATCTTGGCGCAAGATAGCACAAATGCTTTGGCGATAGTTGAGCAGTCACCACCAGACTTAATACTTCTGGATATTATGATGCCAGAACTCGATGGTTATGAATTTACGCGCCGCATTCGACACAATAAAAATTTGCCCTACATTCCCATATTATTGATTACCGCTCACATCTACTCTAGCGTTGTCGAAGGACTGGATGCAGGAGCCGATGATTTTATTCGTAAACCATTTGATCCCGATGAACTAAATGCGCGGGTTCGTTGTCTTTTACGTCTCAAACACACTATAGATGAACGCGATCACATGGCAAGTTTACGAGAAGATTTTGCCTCACGATTTACTCACGATTTACGCACACCTCTTGCGGCTGCGAATAGAGTCTTAAAATTAACCAGAGAAGGAATGTTTTGTACTGTCACATCAGATTTTGCCAAAATTATTGATACGATGATTGGGAGCAATGAAGATTTGCTAACAATGGTCAATAACTTACTAGAAGTTTATAGACATGAAGCAGGTTCTAAGACCTTGAGATTATCTGCCTTTGATATTCAACAATTAGTGAGTGAAGTGGCACAAGAATTGAAGCCACTAGCAGAAGAAAAAAACTTAGTTTTAAAAGCTGAAATTCCAGAAAATCTGAATGCAGAACCAGAAGCATTAATTACAGTAATAGCTGACCGGATAGAAATCAGAAGAGTATTAACTAATATTATTGGCAATGCGATTAAATTTACTGCGACAGGTTATATATATGTGCGGTTAAATGTAGAGAAAAATTATGTCATAGTCCAAATTCAAGATACAGGGCCCGGAATTTCGCAAAAGAACCAAACAATTTTATTCGAGCGATTTCGTCCAGGTAAACATTTAGGTTCAGGTAGTGGTTTAGGACTGTATCTCTCTCGCTGCATTATCGAATCTCATCAAGGCTCGCTAACTGTGGAATCTGAACCTGGTAATGGCAGTATATTTACTATTAGTTTGCCTCTTGGCCAAGCCAGTAAGTTAGAAGTAGAAGCATAA
- a CDS encoding response regulator, with protein sequence MSEIKVVVIEDHNLTRIGLQAALQAEADIKIVGEAANATDGLQLLLTLKPDVATIDIGLPDMDGIELTRKYRQFQQQNPDLTTKILILTMQNSEEAVLAAFGAGADSYCMKDIDRDRLVDAVKTTYTGSPWIDPTIADIVLKQVRQDDLSGSSSGKRVLIDGLDSEIEKTIETSSLTQREMEVLELIVAGCDNAEIAQKLYLTIGTVKTHVRGILSKLCVSDRTQAAVRALRGGLVH encoded by the coding sequence ATGAGTGAGATTAAGGTCGTTGTGATTGAAGACCACAACCTTACCAGAATAGGCTTACAGGCTGCTTTACAAGCCGAGGCAGATATCAAAATTGTTGGTGAGGCTGCCAACGCTACGGATGGATTGCAACTTTTGTTGACGCTGAAGCCAGATGTTGCCACTATCGATATCGGTTTGCCTGATATGGATGGGATTGAATTAACTCGCAAGTACAGGCAATTTCAACAGCAGAATCCAGACTTGACTACCAAAATTCTCATTCTCACAATGCAAAACAGTGAGGAAGCTGTGTTAGCAGCTTTTGGGGCGGGGGCAGATTCTTACTGTATGAAGGATATTGACAGAGATAGGCTAGTAGATGCAGTCAAAACCACTTATACAGGTAGTCCGTGGATTGACCCGACAATAGCAGATATTGTACTCAAGCAGGTACGCCAAGATGATCTTTCTGGTAGCAGCAGTGGCAAAAGAGTATTAATTGATGGTCTTGACTCAGAAATTGAGAAAACTATCGAAACTTCTTCTTTAACTCAACGTGAAATGGAAGTTTTAGAGTTGATTGTTGCTGGCTGTGATAACGCAGAAATTGCTCAAAAATTGTATTTGACTATCGGTACTGTAAAAACTCATGTGCGGGGAATTTTGAGTAAACTCTGTGTTTCTGATAGAACGCAAGCGGCTGTTAGGGCTTTGCGTGGCGGTTTGGTGCATTAA